The proteins below are encoded in one region of Hydrogenobacter sp.:
- a CDS encoding cupin, with product MSLLVIYDEKGNFLGAEKEHTKISEDLEKLGVIFQRWRTKSIQKEALQEDILEAYRDEIENINRTFNFVSMDVASITPDHPKKDELRNMFLKEHTHSDFEVRFFIDGVGSFYLHIKDKVYAVVCEKGDFISVPAGVRHWFDMGKTPFFKAIRFFSIPEGWVANFTGSDISKIIPDHDSLVSSWLKS from the coding sequence ATGAGCTTGCTTGTTATTTATGACGAAAAGGGTAATTTTCTCGGTGCGGAGAAAGAACATACAAAAATAAGTGAGGATCTTGAAAAGTTGGGTGTGATCTTCCAAAGGTGGCGGACAAAATCCATACAAAAGGAAGCTCTTCAAGAGGATATACTTGAAGCATACAGAGATGAAATTGAGAATATAAATAGAACTTTCAATTTTGTATCAATGGATGTGGCAAGCATAACACCAGACCATCCTAAGAAGGATGAATTGAGGAATATGTTCCTAAAGGAACATACTCATTCAGATTTTGAAGTGCGTTTTTTTATAGATGGGGTTGGTAGTTTTTACCTTCACATAAAGGACAAAGTTTACGCTGTGGTGTGTGAAAAAGGGGATTTTATAAGCGTTCCAGCGGGCGTTCGTCATTGGTTTGATATGGGGAAAACACCATTTTTCAAAGCCATACGATTCTTTTCCATTCCAGAAGGATGGGTAGCAAACTTTACAGGCAGTGACATATCAAAGATCATTCCTGATCACGACAGTTTAGTTAGCTCATGGCTGAAATCTTAG
- the mtnC gene encoding acireductone synthase: MAEILAVLTDIEGTTSSISFVKEVLFPYSKQKLQGFLKRHWEDENVKSLLGELFEKFGRELTLEEVVRLLTEWIDEDRKESVLKELQGLIWEYGYKIGELKGHIYKDAYEKLKEWYSKGIKLYVFSSGSVKAQKLLFSHTEYGDITYLFSGYFDTRTGSKKDERSYAKIAQAIGFKPQEILFLSDVEEELNAAKSVNMRTVRLMRDKEVPSKHTAVKDFYSIEL; this comes from the coding sequence ATGGCTGAAATCTTAGCGGTACTTACCGATATAGAAGGGACTACTTCATCTATCTCTTTCGTGAAGGAAGTACTTTTCCCTTACTCAAAGCAAAAACTTCAAGGCTTCCTAAAAAGGCACTGGGAAGATGAAAATGTAAAGTCTCTTTTGGGAGAACTTTTTGAAAAATTTGGAAGGGAATTGACTCTTGAAGAGGTAGTAAGACTTCTTACAGAATGGATAGATGAGGATAGAAAAGAAAGTGTTCTTAAAGAGCTTCAGGGTCTCATATGGGAATATGGCTATAAAATTGGGGAGCTTAAAGGACACATATACAAAGATGCTTATGAGAAGTTAAAAGAGTGGTACAGCAAAGGTATAAAACTCTATGTTTTTTCTTCAGGATCTGTAAAAGCGCAGAAGCTCCTCTTCTCCCACACTGAGTATGGGGATATCACATACCTCTTTTCAGGATATTTTGACACAAGGACAGGGAGTAAAAAAGACGAGCGATCTTATGCAAAGATAGCTCAGGCTATAGGTTTTAAACCCCAAGAGATACTTTTCCTCTCGGATGTTGAAGAGGAACTCAATGCGGCAAAGAGTGTAAACATGCGCACAGTAAGGTTAATGAGAGATAAAGAAGTGCCTTCAAAACACACCGCGGTAAAGGATTTTTACTCTATTGAGCTTTGA